A genome region from Nocardia sp. NBC_00565 includes the following:
- a CDS encoding TetR/AcrR family transcriptional regulator: MATSSTTGSGMSKRRSSAQNENSPGYQAKRTELMGVAAEVFKEKGFEAATLNDIAERFGTDRASIYYYFASKKELFQALFHDILIGVLNENIAVASAIVASDMSAPDKLRGLVEQQLMSYENNYPYVYLYIQEDMTKLSLDNTAWARDMARKTKRFEKIVTDVLQQGVDEGAFRPDVSVALMAKALFGMINWTHRWLKPGMRKTDARQTIDAFCAIFFDGAVNRPR, encoded by the coding sequence GTGGCTACTTCCTCGACGACCGGCAGCGGCATGAGCAAGCGTAGAAGCAGCGCTCAAAACGAGAACAGCCCCGGGTATCAGGCGAAGCGAACCGAGCTCATGGGCGTTGCCGCCGAGGTGTTCAAGGAGAAAGGATTCGAGGCGGCGACCCTCAACGACATCGCTGAGCGATTCGGGACGGATCGCGCGTCGATCTATTACTACTTCGCAAGCAAGAAGGAACTTTTCCAAGCGCTGTTCCACGACATTCTCATCGGTGTACTGAACGAGAACATCGCGGTTGCATCCGCGATCGTTGCGTCCGATATGTCGGCACCCGACAAGCTCCGAGGCCTCGTCGAGCAACAGTTGATGTCGTACGAGAACAACTATCCCTACGTGTACCTCTACATCCAGGAAGACATGACGAAGCTGAGCCTGGACAACACGGCGTGGGCCAGAGACATGGCGCGCAAGACGAAGCGGTTCGAAAAGATCGTCACCGACGTCCTTCAGCAAGGCGTGGACGAGGGTGCGTTTCGCCCCGACGTGTCGGTGGCGCTGATGGCGAAAGCACTGTTCGGGATGATCAACTGGACGCACCGGTGGCTCAAACCAGGTATGCGCAAGACCGACGCTCGACAGACTATCGACGCCTTCTGTGCGATCTTTTTCGACGGAGCAGTCAACCGCCCCCGGTGA
- a CDS encoding carboxymuconolactone decarboxylase family protein, with amino-acid sequence MTEVPPARDSTVVTSAEIRAVAEDALRGVADGDGMDDRTAALIGLSVRAVVTTMDTEGSEQYIRVALAAGATSAQVQEVLTVVAAIGVHTLFESSRQLARIAAELDSADSTAPATADRELWARYVGDDPYWARVEVEVPGFLDALLRMSPEAFGAFFEFCSVPWKSRTVPALTKELVSLACDATPGHRYLPGFRLHLANALELGAGALVVRDTLCIAEKAPMPRGVR; translated from the coding sequence ATGACCGAGGTTCCTCCAGCCCGCGACTCGACCGTCGTCACCTCGGCCGAGATCCGAGCGGTCGCGGAGGACGCCCTTCGAGGCGTGGCCGACGGTGACGGCATGGACGACCGCACCGCCGCGCTCATCGGCCTTTCCGTCAGAGCCGTGGTCACCACGATGGATACCGAGGGCAGCGAGCAGTACATCAGGGTGGCTCTGGCCGCCGGCGCTACCTCGGCTCAGGTCCAAGAGGTGCTCACCGTGGTGGCCGCAATCGGTGTGCACACATTGTTCGAGTCGTCGAGACAACTGGCACGTATTGCCGCAGAGCTCGACTCGGCAGACTCCACCGCTCCAGCAACGGCCGATCGCGAGCTGTGGGCCCGCTACGTCGGAGACGATCCCTATTGGGCCAGAGTGGAAGTGGAAGTCCCGGGCTTTCTCGACGCGCTGCTGCGGATGTCGCCCGAGGCCTTCGGGGCGTTCTTCGAGTTCTGTTCGGTCCCGTGGAAGAGCAGGACCGTCCCGGCGCTGACCAAAGAACTCGTGTCGCTGGCGTGCGACGCGACGCCCGGTCACCGGTACCTGCCCGGGTTCAGACTCCACCTGGCCAACGCGTTGGAGCTCGGGGCCGGCGCCCTCGTCGTGCGTGACACATTGTGCATTGCCGAGAAGGCTCCGATGCCTCGAGGAGTGCGCTGA
- a CDS encoding nuclear transport factor 2 family protein produces the protein MSTPEQNIEAANNFAKVFSTGDVVQILDTLHPDGTYWVSGGIEGMSGTYDKKGLGALLSGVTSVYENGALEVTPTAAVAQGDKVAVEATSYAKLKNGKVYQNAYHFLFEFRDGKILSVKEYMDTKHAYDIFYA, from the coding sequence ATGAGCACGCCGGAACAGAACATCGAGGCAGCGAACAATTTCGCGAAAGTCTTCTCCACGGGTGACGTGGTGCAGATCTTGGACACACTCCATCCCGACGGGACCTACTGGGTCTCCGGGGGCATCGAGGGCATGTCGGGGACCTACGACAAGAAGGGGCTCGGTGCGCTCTTGAGCGGGGTCACCTCCGTGTACGAGAACGGCGCGCTGGAGGTCACTCCGACTGCAGCGGTCGCGCAAGGCGACAAGGTCGCCGTCGAGGCCACGTCGTACGCGAAGTTGAAGAACGGCAAGGTCTATCAGAACGCTTACCACTTCTTGTTCGAGTTTCGGGACGGGAAGATTCTGTCCGTCAAGGAGTACATGGACACCAAGCACGCGTACGACATCTTCTACGCCTGA
- a CDS encoding 3,4-dihydroxy-2-butanone-4-phosphate synthase, with protein MRTPIERVEQALADVAAGRSIVLIGGTADQDSYVLVAAEKSSTASIAFMIRHGSGLVCAAVTGDEADRLGLSPMSTTRTGSSTVEYLVSVDTAEGSGTGISAIDRARTLRLLADPHSLPATFTRPGHVMPVRAESSGVLGKAGAAEAATDLTRLAGSMSAGAYTALVSATDQTRMADPQEAHDFADRHGLAWLYLDDVVSYRRATETHVRATFRHNGSTILGSYTARGFHSDVTDVDFVAYTVTDVNDRRTAPQVVRHREDSADVCSLDPADSLATAMKSVVRHGHGTVVVERYSAGHSLSECARHASAVDADVAEIIRAIGYSTVASVERGGGRVASDAPVVMGLVQHGDVWQASKILESTVRTTTN; from the coding sequence ATGCGAACACCCATCGAGCGAGTCGAGCAGGCGTTGGCCGATGTAGCCGCTGGTCGTTCGATAGTCCTGATCGGCGGTACCGCCGATCAGGACAGCTATGTTCTGGTCGCCGCGGAGAAGTCCTCGACCGCGTCGATCGCTTTCATGATTCGGCACGGTTCGGGCTTGGTCTGCGCTGCAGTGACCGGAGATGAAGCCGACCGGCTCGGTCTGTCACCGATGTCGACCACACGCACCGGAAGCAGCACCGTCGAGTACCTGGTGTCGGTCGATACAGCTGAGGGTTCGGGGACCGGAATCTCAGCAATCGATCGAGCTCGCACCCTTCGGCTCCTGGCCGATCCGCACAGTCTGCCAGCGACGTTCACCCGCCCCGGTCACGTCATGCCGGTGCGCGCCGAATCGAGCGGAGTGCTCGGTAAAGCGGGCGCGGCGGAGGCCGCGACGGATTTGACGCGCTTGGCCGGGTCCATGAGCGCCGGCGCCTACACCGCTCTGGTGTCCGCCACAGACCAGACACGAATGGCGGACCCGCAGGAGGCCCACGACTTCGCAGATCGACACGGATTGGCCTGGCTGTATCTCGACGATGTCGTGTCGTATCGCAGAGCGACCGAAACTCATGTGCGTGCGACGTTCCGGCACAACGGATCCACGATTCTCGGCTCCTACACGGCGAGGGGCTTTCACAGCGACGTCACCGACGTGGATTTCGTGGCGTACACCGTCACCGACGTGAATGACCGCCGTACTGCACCGCAAGTCGTTCGTCATCGCGAGGACTCCGCCGACGTGTGTTCTCTTGACCCGGCCGACTCTCTGGCAACGGCCATGAAGTCGGTCGTCCGGCACGGACACGGGACGGTGGTGGTCGAGCGGTACTCAGCGGGCCACTCGTTGTCCGAGTGTGCTCGTCATGCATCTGCGGTCGACGCCGACGTGGCCGAGATCATTCGGGCCATCGGGTACTCGACCGTTGCATCCGTCGAGCGGGGTGGCGGGCGGGTTGCGTCCGACGCGCCAGTCGTGATGGGACTGGTCCAACACGGTGACGTATGGCAGGCCAGCAAGATCCTGGAATCCACCGTCCGAACAACGACCAATTGA
- a CDS encoding LuxR C-terminal-related transcriptional regulator, whose translation MNSDEWRQIVDLRKAGESVSAIATTLHISRNTVRRALTFDAPPRDHRPRTGSTADSLAPAIGTLLDVNPNMTVAQLHRELQWSGSRNTLARAVQRVRAERSPGATGQTPLVPARRASNIPHFSTSFVGRKDDLRSLRAMLGESRLVTIAGPGGIGKTRLAAEAASDFRRAFTHGVCFIELASLRSKSLLPQAVLDALGFGDTDLPERSVLESLIESVRDKNLLIVLDNCEHMISACAELISLILRNTVDVKILATSREVLSVPDEHVYVLEPLSTIDDDSRENNSAAIELFENRASAAIAGFTLTDASRDAVRRVCIQLDGIPLAIELACARLTALSVDDLAARLDDRFALLTVGNRGGPDRHRSLNATVEWSYDLCNSREQALWSRLSIFAEGFDLTMAETVCADSTVETGQVLDVIAGLVSKSVLLRDDSGGSVRFRMLETLRHFGASKLTPDEASQLRCAHLRWCSALVASARRKWTGHEQERVSGRLRENRANLRLALQTALGNPTDESTALASGLIATWFLWSSAFSVREHRMWITNFLKLTSLSDSRIAQLEATMGVLQTMQGDRTQAARTLESAVRRAHAANDEATLAFARQTQGLNTYLGGDFEAGERHLEAALALYEQLPDGTDLRWTAHIEMGMLCSSNGETLRAAEHFELVREQASATGEKWMLSYSVYGLGLVALVLGQHEEAIRLATISLGLKRAFDDTVGTTLVTDLLSWAEAAAGSGERAAVLLGAASSMWDSFGMQLYGSQHWVQRREVYEARARRSLGNSAYTQSHRQGATMSRAQVIAFALNEERDQDTAARSAATSELSPRERDIASYVAEGLSNKEIANLMVLSVRTVEGHVAHLLRKLGITRRQQVVNALADVQDSPGRHRLTS comes from the coding sequence GTGAACTCCGACGAGTGGCGCCAGATCGTCGACCTCCGGAAAGCGGGAGAGTCGGTCTCGGCGATCGCCACCACCTTGCATATATCTCGCAATACGGTGCGTCGGGCACTGACGTTCGACGCACCGCCCCGCGACCACCGACCACGAACCGGATCGACGGCGGATTCGCTCGCACCCGCAATCGGCACACTTCTCGATGTCAACCCGAATATGACTGTGGCTCAATTGCATCGAGAGTTGCAGTGGAGCGGATCGCGCAACACACTCGCACGCGCCGTCCAGCGAGTCAGAGCCGAACGAAGTCCGGGTGCAACCGGGCAGACGCCGTTAGTGCCGGCGCGTCGCGCCTCGAACATTCCGCACTTCTCGACCAGCTTCGTCGGACGAAAAGACGACTTACGTAGTCTCCGTGCGATGCTCGGCGAAAGCCGACTCGTCACGATCGCCGGCCCGGGCGGTATCGGTAAGACCCGACTGGCCGCCGAAGCCGCGTCGGACTTTCGGCGCGCGTTCACCCATGGCGTGTGCTTCATCGAGCTCGCGTCGCTACGAAGCAAGTCGCTACTGCCCCAAGCTGTGCTGGACGCACTGGGGTTCGGCGACACCGATCTGCCCGAACGCAGCGTGCTCGAATCGCTCATCGAGTCCGTCCGCGACAAGAACTTGCTGATCGTTCTCGACAATTGCGAACACATGATCTCTGCCTGCGCGGAGCTGATCTCGCTGATCCTCAGAAACACCGTCGATGTCAAGATCTTGGCAACCAGTCGTGAAGTACTGTCGGTGCCGGACGAACACGTTTACGTCTTGGAACCGCTGTCCACCATCGACGACGACAGTCGCGAAAACAACAGCGCGGCAATCGAGTTGTTCGAGAATCGAGCGTCCGCCGCGATTGCCGGATTCACCCTGACCGACGCCAGTCGAGACGCAGTCAGACGTGTCTGTATTCAACTCGACGGAATACCACTGGCCATCGAACTCGCCTGCGCACGGTTGACCGCGCTGTCCGTCGATGACCTGGCCGCACGGCTCGACGACAGATTCGCACTGCTGACCGTCGGAAATCGTGGCGGCCCGGACCGACACCGAAGCTTGAATGCGACGGTGGAATGGAGTTACGACCTGTGCAACTCGCGCGAACAGGCGCTCTGGTCTCGACTATCGATCTTCGCCGAGGGATTCGATCTCACGATGGCCGAGACGGTGTGCGCGGACTCCACGGTGGAAACCGGTCAGGTTCTGGACGTAATCGCCGGTTTGGTAAGCAAATCCGTACTTCTGCGAGACGACAGCGGTGGCAGCGTACGGTTTCGCATGCTGGAGACGCTTCGTCATTTCGGAGCGAGCAAGCTGACGCCGGATGAGGCGTCACAACTCCGGTGTGCCCACCTTCGATGGTGTTCCGCACTGGTGGCGTCCGCACGACGCAAATGGACTGGCCACGAACAAGAACGGGTCAGCGGTCGGCTCCGTGAAAATCGAGCCAACCTCAGACTGGCGTTACAGACAGCGCTGGGTAACCCGACCGACGAATCGACTGCGCTGGCGTCAGGTCTGATTGCGACGTGGTTCTTGTGGTCGTCGGCATTTTCCGTGCGCGAGCACCGAATGTGGATCACGAACTTCTTGAAGCTGACCTCGCTCAGCGATTCCCGCATCGCCCAGCTCGAGGCCACGATGGGCGTCCTCCAAACGATGCAGGGTGACCGAACGCAGGCGGCTCGAACCCTCGAATCCGCCGTCCGGCGTGCACACGCAGCGAACGACGAGGCGACCTTGGCGTTTGCACGCCAGACGCAGGGTTTGAACACCTACCTCGGTGGTGACTTCGAAGCAGGAGAACGTCACCTCGAGGCAGCTCTCGCGCTCTACGAGCAGCTTCCCGACGGTACTGATCTCCGGTGGACAGCGCACATCGAAATGGGCATGCTGTGCAGTTCCAACGGTGAAACACTGCGCGCGGCGGAGCATTTCGAGTTGGTTCGTGAACAGGCGTCGGCCACGGGCGAGAAGTGGATGTTGTCCTACTCGGTCTACGGTCTCGGCCTTGTTGCTCTCGTTCTAGGTCAGCACGAGGAGGCGATCCGACTTGCGACAATCAGCCTCGGCCTCAAGCGCGCGTTCGACGACACGGTAGGAACAACTCTTGTGACAGATCTGCTGTCGTGGGCAGAGGCAGCGGCCGGCTCCGGTGAACGGGCGGCGGTACTGCTCGGGGCGGCTTCATCGATGTGGGATTCGTTCGGGATGCAGCTGTACGGATCTCAGCACTGGGTCCAGCGGCGTGAAGTGTACGAAGCGCGTGCACGAAGGTCGCTCGGTAATTCGGCCTACACGCAATCACATCGACAGGGCGCCACGATGTCGAGAGCCCAGGTGATCGCCTTTGCGCTGAACGAAGAGCGTGATCAGGACACTGCTGCCCGGTCGGCGGCGACGTCGGAACTTTCTCCGCGTGAACGCGACATCGCCTCCTACGTCGCAGAAGGGCTCTCCAACAAAGAGATTGCAAACCTCATGGTGCTCTCGGTTCGAACCGTCGAAGGCCACGTTGCTCACTTACTCCGGAAGTTGGGGATTACTCGTCGCCAACAGGTTGTGAACGCGCTGGCCGACGTTCAAGATAGCCCTGGCCGTCACCGTCTCACATCATGA
- a CDS encoding IS701 family transposase, which yields MAEDVSAWRVGFDEVFARVAGVFYRTEPRRWARAYLTGLLAPVERKNSWQLADAAGVVEPDGLQHFLNRSRWSADDLRDHVRSYVAESLACPDGVLVPDETGFVKKGTKSAGVQRQYSGTAGRVENSQLGVFLAYSGRAGRALIDRELYIPESWISDRDRCSEAGIPEKRCSEGVLTKPRLAEAMIERTLRAGVVAGWVAADSAYGRDGKFRAFLEARRMSYVLEVPVKQTVTDIDGRRRVDTLIGRAPAEAWHRVSCGPGVRGERVYDFAWATLPGFGDLPAGFVRTLLARRSVEDPADIAYYLCFHPDTVTREQIVAVAGARWAIEECFQAAKDQCGLDHYQVRRWDPWYRHITLAMLAHAFLAVTAATDPKAHAGWARSQSPKSAVSWR from the coding sequence GTGGCCGAGGATGTTTCGGCTTGGCGAGTGGGTTTCGATGAGGTGTTCGCGCGGGTAGCGGGGGTGTTCTATCGGACTGAGCCGCGGCGGTGGGCGCGGGCGTATCTGACGGGGTTGTTGGCGCCGGTGGAGCGCAAGAACTCCTGGCAGTTGGCCGATGCCGCCGGCGTGGTGGAGCCGGACGGTTTGCAGCATTTCCTGAACAGGTCCAGGTGGAGTGCTGATGATCTGCGTGATCATGTGCGCTCGTATGTGGCCGAGTCATTGGCCTGCCCGGACGGTGTCCTGGTGCCGGATGAGACCGGGTTCGTCAAGAAGGGCACGAAGTCGGCCGGGGTTCAACGCCAGTATTCCGGCACCGCGGGCAGGGTGGAGAACAGTCAGTTGGGGGTGTTTTTGGCCTACTCCGGCCGCGCTGGGCGTGCGTTGATCGACCGGGAGCTGTATATACCCGAATCATGGATCAGCGACCGAGACCGCTGTAGCGAAGCGGGAATACCCGAAAAGCGTTGCAGTGAAGGTGTTTTGACCAAGCCGCGACTGGCCGAGGCCATGATCGAGCGGACACTGAGGGCCGGGGTGGTCGCGGGGTGGGTGGCCGCTGACTCCGCCTACGGCCGTGACGGGAAGTTCCGGGCATTCCTGGAGGCTCGTCGGATGTCCTATGTCCTCGAGGTGCCGGTCAAACAGACCGTCACCGATATCGACGGGCGTCGTCGGGTCGACACTCTCATCGGCCGTGCTCCCGCCGAGGCATGGCACCGGGTTTCGTGCGGACCTGGGGTTCGAGGCGAGCGCGTCTACGACTTCGCGTGGGCCACGCTGCCCGGCTTCGGTGACCTCCCGGCCGGGTTCGTGCGCACCCTACTCGCCCGGCGATCGGTCGAGGACCCCGCCGATATTGCCTACTACCTGTGCTTTCACCCCGACACCGTGACTCGTGAGCAGATCGTCGCCGTCGCTGGAGCCCGGTGGGCGATCGAGGAATGCTTCCAAGCCGCCAAAGACCAATGCGGCCTCGACCACTACCAGGTACGCCGATGGGACCCCTGGTACCGCCACATCACCCTGGCCATGCTCGCCCACGCCTTCCTCGCAGTCACCGCCGCCACCGACCCAAAAGCCCACGCGGGCTGGGCCCGATCACAGTCGCCGAAATCCGCCGTCTCCTGGCGATAG
- a CDS encoding LLM class flavin-dependent oxidoreductase, which yields MAMETGLIVHPYMRPEHTSRQTFEWCVDQAIVADQIGFDSVMFSEHASQRWENIPNPELVIAAAARQTERIKFAPMAHILPHHNPAKLAIMIGWLSQILEGRYFLGVGAGAYPQSTYIHGIKNGEDTQFTNEMVRESLEIMEKIWKREPFYYEGRFWNAGYPEELHGDEGDDQHMLADFSPWGGAPEIAVTGFSAKSPSMKFAGERGFRPMSIFSGLDALKTHWETYSTAAEANGHVADRSRYHVSQTVFVADTDKEAKRLVMEGPIGHCFERYLIPIWWRFGMMDGFIKDAGATKADVNLEWIVDNVFCVGSPDTVVEKINALFEASGGWGTLQVESHDYSDDPAPWFNSLDLIAKEVAPRISLPTSVSV from the coding sequence ATGGCAATGGAAACCGGACTGATCGTCCACCCGTACATGCGCCCCGAGCACACCTCGCGCCAGACGTTCGAATGGTGTGTGGATCAGGCGATCGTCGCCGATCAAATCGGCTTCGACTCGGTCATGTTCTCCGAGCACGCATCACAGCGCTGGGAGAACATTCCCAATCCTGAGTTGGTCATCGCCGCGGCCGCACGTCAGACCGAGCGGATCAAGTTCGCTCCGATGGCCCACATCCTTCCCCATCACAACCCGGCGAAGCTCGCCATCATGATCGGGTGGCTCTCGCAGATCCTCGAGGGCCGGTACTTCCTGGGTGTCGGCGCGGGCGCGTACCCGCAGTCCACGTATATCCACGGCATCAAGAACGGCGAGGACACGCAGTTCACGAACGAGATGGTCCGAGAATCCCTCGAGATCATGGAAAAGATCTGGAAGCGTGAACCGTTCTACTACGAGGGACGCTTCTGGAACGCCGGCTACCCGGAAGAACTGCACGGCGACGAGGGCGACGACCAGCACATGCTCGCCGATTTCAGCCCTTGGGGCGGCGCGCCGGAAATCGCGGTAACCGGATTCAGTGCCAAGTCGCCGTCGATGAAGTTCGCCGGCGAACGCGGATTCCGGCCGATGTCGATCTTCTCCGGTCTGGACGCTCTCAAGACGCACTGGGAAACGTATTCCACCGCAGCGGAAGCCAACGGTCACGTCGCCGACCGCTCGCGCTACCACGTATCGCAGACGGTGTTCGTGGCCGACACCGATAAGGAGGCCAAGCGCCTGGTCATGGAAGGGCCGATCGGTCACTGCTTCGAGCGCTACCTCATTCCCATCTGGTGGCGCTTCGGCATGATGGACGGATTCATCAAGGACGCCGGCGCAACAAAGGCTGACGTCAACCTCGAGTGGATCGTCGACAACGTGTTCTGCGTGGGTTCACCGGACACCGTGGTCGAGAAGATCAACGCCCTGTTCGAGGCGAGCGGTGGCTGGGGCACGCTCCAAGTCGAGTCGCACGACTACTCCGATGACCCGGCGCCGTGGTTCAACTCCCTCGATTTGATCGCCAAGGAAGTGGCACCCCGTATCTCCCTTCCCACGTCGGTGTCGGTCTAG
- a CDS encoding glucose 1-dehydrogenase produces the protein MSNRLVGKVALVTGASRGMGASHARTFVAHGAKVILADVSDEAGEKLAAELADNAIFVHHDVTQPDSWTSVVESGVRAFGEINVLVNNAGVLGPLAVTAELSEDDYRNVCRINQDGVFFGMKAVLPSMERAGIGSIVNISSIAGMAANYGFPNLAYVASKFAVRGMTKATAVEYGRKNIRVNSVHPGFIQTPMMVEATNEEGGDALAQIPLGRIADPQEVSNLVLFLASDESSYITGSEHLVDAGMLAQ, from the coding sequence ATGTCGAACCGTTTGGTAGGAAAAGTCGCCCTCGTTACCGGCGCGTCTCGCGGAATGGGCGCCTCCCACGCGCGGACCTTCGTCGCCCACGGAGCGAAGGTCATCCTCGCCGATGTCTCCGACGAGGCCGGTGAGAAGCTAGCCGCCGAGTTGGCAGACAACGCGATTTTCGTACATCACGATGTGACACAACCGGATTCGTGGACGTCGGTCGTCGAGAGCGGTGTGCGCGCCTTCGGCGAGATCAATGTTCTGGTGAACAACGCAGGTGTGCTCGGTCCGCTGGCCGTCACCGCGGAATTGAGCGAGGACGACTACCGGAACGTCTGCCGGATCAACCAAGACGGTGTGTTCTTCGGGATGAAGGCGGTACTGCCGTCGATGGAGCGAGCGGGTATCGGTTCCATAGTCAACATTTCGTCGATCGCCGGCATGGCCGCGAACTACGGATTTCCCAATCTGGCCTACGTTGCCAGCAAGTTCGCGGTCCGCGGGATGACGAAGGCGACCGCAGTCGAATACGGACGCAAGAACATTCGTGTCAACTCCGTACATCCGGGTTTCATCCAGACCCCGATGATGGTGGAAGCGACCAACGAAGAGGGTGGTGACGCGTTGGCTCAGATCCCGCTGGGGCGTATCGCCGACCCGCAGGAAGTGTCCAACCTCGTGTTGTTCCTTGCTTCGGACGAGTCGTCGTACATCACGGGTTCGGAACACCTTGTCGACGCCGGAATGCTTGCCCAGTAG
- a CDS encoding class I adenylate-forming enzyme family protein → MMSNNAHWSEVSPLADLLGRGAADHPDRDLIVFPDSRYSYAQVYERSIRVARGLIGLGVEAGDHVGLLAHNGIEFLEGFFGAALAGCVVVPLNARHKSAELGFIVENADLTALLTVTGDNDYIDFVDVMHEALPSLEASAHGRPLSLPEAPRLRSAVLLKGEDRAGFVSRSAFAAAADRVDVDAVDRLRMQVRVRDVAAILYTSGTTANPKGCMLTHEAITRGPVFRARHRLVTETPHISWGGGPMFHIAALAPLIGAMGAGGTYLTDTYFEPGRAIELMVRERPTTIWPWFPGPMQMLTSHPSFDATALDSVRFIFLIGPRVLIAEAQTLFPQAELVAACGMTETGGIYALSDETESFDDRSNAQGKPAPGIEVRIVDPVTRREQPVGIPGEILVRGFCVTDGYYNDAAKTAEALDGEGWLHTGDLYSRTESGCLVFHGRLKDMLKVGGENVAAIEIESFLCEHPAVLNSAVIGRPDERLDEVPIAFVEIRAGHHLTADELLSFCRGKIGRYKIPRDIYFVAAGEWPMSATKINKRGLHAILLDRSESMSPAS, encoded by the coding sequence ATGATGTCGAACAACGCGCACTGGAGCGAGGTCTCGCCGCTCGCGGACCTGCTCGGCCGCGGAGCCGCCGACCATCCTGACCGCGATCTCATCGTCTTCCCGGACAGCCGGTATTCGTACGCGCAGGTGTACGAGCGATCGATACGGGTGGCACGAGGCCTCATCGGTCTCGGCGTCGAAGCCGGGGACCACGTGGGCTTGTTGGCCCACAACGGAATCGAGTTCCTGGAGGGGTTCTTCGGCGCCGCACTGGCGGGGTGCGTCGTGGTGCCTCTCAACGCGAGGCACAAATCCGCCGAACTCGGCTTCATCGTCGAGAACGCGGATCTGACGGCCCTGCTGACCGTCACGGGCGACAACGACTACATCGACTTCGTCGACGTAATGCACGAGGCGCTGCCGTCGCTGGAAGCGTCGGCCCACGGTCGGCCACTGTCCCTCCCCGAGGCGCCTCGCCTGCGGTCGGCTGTCCTGCTGAAGGGAGAGGACCGCGCAGGGTTCGTCTCCCGGTCGGCATTCGCCGCCGCCGCCGACCGCGTCGACGTCGACGCGGTCGACCGCCTGCGCATGCAGGTCCGCGTCCGAGATGTGGCCGCCATTCTCTACACATCGGGTACCACAGCGAATCCCAAGGGGTGCATGCTCACTCACGAGGCAATCACCCGCGGCCCGGTGTTCCGTGCACGACACCGGCTGGTGACCGAGACGCCGCACATCAGCTGGGGCGGTGGGCCGATGTTTCACATCGCCGCCCTCGCGCCACTCATCGGCGCCATGGGAGCAGGCGGCACCTACCTCACCGACACCTACTTCGAGCCGGGTCGTGCCATCGAGCTCATGGTACGAGAGAGGCCCACGACGATATGGCCGTGGTTTCCCGGCCCCATGCAGATGCTGACCAGCCACCCGAGTTTCGATGCGACCGCACTGGACTCGGTACGCTTCATCTTCCTTATCGGGCCGCGAGTGTTGATCGCGGAGGCGCAGACTCTTTTCCCGCAAGCTGAACTCGTCGCGGCGTGCGGCATGACCGAGACGGGCGGAATCTACGCTCTCAGTGACGAGACCGAGTCCTTCGATGACCGGTCCAACGCTCAGGGTAAGCCGGCACCCGGTATCGAAGTACGCATCGTCGACCCCGTCACTCGTCGGGAACAACCGGTCGGCATCCCCGGTGAGATTCTCGTGCGCGGGTTCTGTGTCACCGACGGCTACTACAACGATGCTGCGAAGACAGCGGAAGCACTGGACGGGGAAGGTTGGCTGCATACCGGCGATTTGTACAGCCGGACCGAATCGGGATGCCTGGTGTTCCACGGCCGCCTCAAGGACATGCTCAAGGTCGGGGGCGAAAACGTCGCCGCCATCGAGATCGAGTCGTTCCTGTGCGAACATCCTGCTGTGCTCAACTCCGCGGTCATCGGTCGTCCCGACGAACGCCTCGACGAAGTGCCGATAGCATTCGTCGAGATCAGAGCGGGGCACCACCTCACCGCCGACGAGCTGTTGTCGTTCTGCCGGGGAAAGATCGGTCGCTACAAGATCCCGCGCGATATCTACTTCGTCGCGGCGGGTGAATGGCCGATGTCGGCCACCAAGATCAACAAACGAGGGTTGCACGCGATCCTCCTCGACAGGTCCGAAAGTATGAGTCCCGCTTCATGA